Part of the Aquabacterium sp. NJ1 genome, AAGTAATAAGGGGCTTGCCCTTTGGTCACCGCAGTGGACATCTATGTGCTCCTCAAGAAACAACACCCGTCACGACACTCACTGGGCCACGCCGCTGGTGACGATCCATCGCACCAGCAAGACCAGGCCCACAACAAACAACACGGCCGCCAGCACCCCTGCCACGATCACATGGACCGGGTTGATCTTGGCCACGTCCTGCGCATAGTCACTCGACTTGCGCACCCCGAAGAAGGACCACGCGACCGCCTTGAGCGTCTGGCCAAAAGAGCCCTTGCGCTGGGAGGCATCGCGTAGATCGTCAGTCATCACACACCGTCATACCGAACCCTTGGGCGCCATCGGCACCTTGCCCCCCACCTCGAAGAAGGTGTAGGACAAGGTGATGGTCGACACGTCCTTGGGCAATTTGGGATCGATCACGAACACGACGGGCCAGCGTTTGCTTTCACCCGGCTTGAGCGTGTGCTCGCTGAAGCAGAAACACTCCAGCTTGTTGAAATGCGAGGTGGCCTGCTTGGGGGCATAGCTCGGGATGGCCTGGGCAGTCATGGTCCGGTCCTGCCGATTGCGGAACTCGTACATCACGGTGGTGACCTCGCCCGGGTGCACACGAACGGAGCGGACCTCGGACTTGAAATCCCAGGGGCCACGCGCATTGGCATCGAACTCGACCGTGATGGAGCGGCTCAAATCAACCTGGGTGTTGACCTTGCTGGAAGCCAACGCACCTGGCGACTGCTGCTCGGCCAGGGACAGCACATTGATACCCAGGGCTGTGCAGATGTGCTTGTAGAGCGGCACCATGCCATAGCCGAAGCCGAACATCAGCCCCACGATCACCACCAGCTTGCCCACCATGTCCAGGTTGGCCCTGCGCAACCACTTGCGCTTGCGGCCTGCAACCTCATCCATCTGAAGGGCTTCGGTGCTCACGGCAGTTCAACCTGTTGGAGTCAATGGTGAGAGAACATCACCATCTTCGCGATGAAACCGACGAAGAAGGTCACGGCCACGGAAGCCAGGATGAGCGCGAGCCTGAGGTTGCGCTGGCGGTCTTGCTCTTTCAGTCGGGTGCTCATGGCGCCAGTCCTTTCAGGCTCAACCGATCACGCGCGTGGCGGTGGCATCCAGCTTGGGCGGGTTCTCGAAAGTGTGGAACGGTGCGGGCGAAGGCACTTCCCATTCCAGACCTTCGGCACCATCCCAAGGCTTGGCCGGTGCCGGCTGGCCCTTGCCACGCATGGCGGGGATCATCACCACGAAGATGAAGAAGACCTGCGCAAAGCCGAAGAAGAAGGCCCCGACGGACGCGATCGCGTTGAAATCGGCGAACTGCATGGGGTAGTCGGCATAACGACGTGGCATGCCAGC contains:
- a CDS encoding DUF2970 domain-containing protein, producing the protein MTDDLRDASQRKGSFGQTLKAVAWSFFGVRKSSDYAQDVAKINPVHVIVAGVLAAVLFVVGLVLLVRWIVTSGVAQ
- a CDS encoding cytochrome c oxidase assembly protein, whose product is MVGKLVVIVGLMFGFGYGMVPLYKHICTALGINVLSLAEQQSPGALASSKVNTQVDLSRSITVEFDANARGPWDFKSEVRSVRVHPGEVTTVMYEFRNRQDRTMTAQAIPSYAPKQATSHFNKLECFCFSEHTLKPGESKRWPVVFVIDPKLPKDVSTITLSYTFFEVGGKVPMAPKGSV
- a CDS encoding cytochrome oxidase small assembly protein produces the protein MSTRLKEQDRQRNLRLALILASVAVTFFVGFIAKMVMFSHH